One window of the Eucalyptus grandis isolate ANBG69807.140 chromosome 8, ASM1654582v1, whole genome shotgun sequence genome contains the following:
- the LOC104417023 gene encoding uncharacterized protein LOC104417023 produces MPMLLRAGERATGCSRREKRQVLAGSFSKVIMDCGTSSSFCSCCRWRSSSFKISLSRSPIIPIFVLFLLVPSPFFCQARSLETATFRATNQTFQPGDELQKLKMIRAHLKDINKPPLKTIKSLDGDIIDCILSHQQPAFDHPLLKGQKPLDPPKMPKGYNSTTVAIEILQPWRMSGEVCPEGTVPIRRMSEADVLRASSIQTFGKKVRSHALTDTSDNSPEYAIVYVDQDQYYGAQATINVWQPYVAQDDEISVAQLWVSAGTDGVDLNTIEVGWQVYPGLYGDDTTRLFIYWTNDDYKKTGCYNLLCPGFVQTNNGIAIGSPLEPMSSYGGAQIDITLLVWKDLDTGNWWLLLEPNIFLGYWPSVLFTHLDDHASEVNFGGEIMNTNAMGKHTSTEMGSGHFAEEGYRKAAYFQQLQVVDGSNELLPVQNAETVVSYPNCYDLERGNDPNWGYSFFYGGPGRSGNCP; encoded by the exons ATGCCAATGTTGCTGCGCGCAGGGGAGCGGGCGACCGGGTGTAGCCGAAGAGAGAAACGACAGGTCCTCGCAGGAAGCTTCTCAAAGGTCATCATGGATTGTGGCACGAGCAGCTCTTTTTGTAGCTGTTGTCGTTGGCGTTCCTCCTCCTTCAAGATCTCCCTCTCCCGGTCGCCAATCATTCCCATTTTTGTGCTTTTCCTCCTTGTCCCTTCTCCCTTCTTTTGTCAGGCTCGTTCGTTGGAAACCGCCACCTTCCGCGCCACGAATCAGACTTTCCAGCCTGGGGATGAGCTACAGAAGCTGAAGATGATAAGGGCTCATCTCAAGGACATCAATAAGCCTCCCCTCAAAACAATTAAG AGCCTTGATGGAGATATAATAGACTGCATTCTATCTCACCAGCAACCAGCCTTTGATCATCCTCTATTAAAGGGACAAAAGCCATTG GATCCACCAAAGATGCCGAAAGGGTATAATTCGACTACTGTGGCCATAGAGATTCTTCAACCGTGGAGAATGTCGGGCGAGGTGTGCCCAGAAGGGACGGTGCCGATACGGAGGATGAGCGAAGCAGACGTGTTGAGGGCTTCTTCAATTCAAACGTTTGGGAAAAAAGTGAGAAGCCATGCCCTCACAGACACTTCAGACAATTCTCCTGAG TATGCGATAGTGTATGTGGATCAAGATCAATACTATGGAGCCCAAGCAACCATAAATGTGTGGCAACCTTATGTGGCTCAAGATGATGAAATTAGCGTCGCCCAGTTGTGGGTCAGCGCCGGCACTGATGGCGTTGACCTTAACACCATTGAAGTTGGCTGGCAG gTTTATCCAGGATTGTATGGGGACGACACTACGAGGCTCTTCATTTATTGGACT AATGATGACTACAAAAAAACAGGATGTTACAACTTGCTGTGCCCGGGATTTGTCCAGACCAACAATGGGATTGCAATTGGGTCACCACTTGAGCCTATGTCCTCCTACGGTGGCGCTCAAATTGATATAACCTTGCTGGTTTGGAAG GACCTGGATACCGGGAATTGGTGGCTCTTATTGGAACCAAACATCTTTCTCGGGTACTGGCCATCGGTCTTGTTCACTCACCTCGATGACCACGCGAGCGAGGTGAATTTCGGCGGGGAGATCATGAACACAAACGCCATGGGCAAACATACGAGTACCGAGATGGGGAGCGGGCATTTCGCCGAAGAAGGGTACAGAAAAGCCGCCTATTTTCAGCAATTGCAAGTGGTGGATGGGAGCAACGAGCTCCTCCCTGTGCAAAACGCCGAGACCGTGGTGAGTTACCCAAATTGCTACGACCTCGAACGAGGGAACGATCCAAATTGGGGGTACTCTTTCTTCTATGGAGGACCCGGAAGGTCTGGGAATTGTCCCTAA